The sequence TGATATAAGGATACCTGGGCTTCCTTTTCTAGGTAGCCCCCAATGGTTGGTTGGTAATGATAAAACCCATCCAGAATTTCTGGGACGCAGATTGCTGCAACGTCGAAGAAGGCTTGCACGGTACCTATAGTTATATATGTATTCCAAAGACCGCCGGCCTTATGGATACTACCGATTTCCCCCGCGGATGGCTTTTCCCGGAAGCCTGTCACAGAGCTCAACCGATTCCCACCATAGGTGGCAATAGTAGCACCAGGTAAAACGTAACCATAATCAGATTCCACTCTGTCGGGTAATGTTGCAATCAGCATCAGTTTATCAGGGATCAAGGCGCTCAAATTGATAGCACCTCGGATTGATGTGACGAAGGTAGCTTCCGGCTCAACAAAGTGATCGGAGGGGAATATCGCCACTCGGGCACTGGGGTCATGCGACATAATATGGCTTAGAGCAAAGTAGATGGCTCCGGAAGTTCCCCGATTGGAAGGTTGTATCAATAGGTCGACATGGCGTTTTTCAATCTGTTTCTTCGATATCTGTTCAAAATCGCGAATTGTTACCGCGACTATTTTGCCATCGGGAGCGATTTGTCGAGCCCTATCCAGAGTCAACTGGAACATCGACCTTTTGCCGTGCAGAACGCAGAATTGCTTGGGCTCTGAGACGCCAAATGAAGCCTTAATCCAAGCGCGCATCCGGGTACCTTCTCCGCCTGCAAGGATTATCGACCAGGTATTCCTTGAGTGCTTCGTATTGTTCATCGTAAAGATCTCCTCAACGGTCCATTTGTTGTGTCGATGTGCAGCGGCTGGAATCGAGTCGGCCTGAAGGGTTGTCCATTTCCCTTCAGGCCTATCGATCCAACTAGACCTTACTTCTTGGCAGGAGCCGGCTTCCTATAATCTTCATAGGCCTTGCCGAGTTTCGCGTCATGGTGCGTGAGTTTCTCGATAACGTGTTTGCGCACTTCCGAGGTTTTCATACCATCTCTGTGCTTGACGCCTTCGGAGATGCTTCGCGCCGTTTTCTCGTCGGCACCTGCACTCCTGATCGATTTCTCAATCTTCTTGCTCGCGAACTCTTCCTGTTTCTCTGAGCGTTTCTTGATATCCATCATAATAATTACTCCTTGTTTAGGGTTATAATGTGATTTTGATTCATTTACTGACACATGATCGTGTACAAATTATTTTTGTGTCATTTTCAACGTAATATGTTAACGAACCGTTCATTCGGAACTACACCGTGCACTATACCACCTCCCGTTGCCGTTGTACAGATTGGTTCTTCACATCTGCAAGTACGTCCTTCCAGACACAGATGTCAATCGCCCTAAGGAGTGGTTTTGGATCTAGCTCGCATGACGTAGAGTAAGTGATGACATAGGGTTCGCAAACGATTAATTCGCAGGCAATCGGGTTCTGTAGGTTCATAGACTCAGGCCGTTTTTCTTGATGATCGACTAATTTCCGTTAAATATCTTACCGTCTGATTTTTGGATCGCCCATAACGCCCGGATATCGAAAGGCATCTCTACGAAGCAGAAGCCAAAAGCACCCTGATCCTGTGAGTGTTCGTCAATAGTGATTTTGTCCACCTTGCCGTACATCTCGAAATCCTTGTGAAGCTTTCCCCCCCGATGTCCCGGGCGACAGATTGCCAACATACATATCCACATGGATTCACTTTTTTGTGTGTTGACACATTGCTGAGATTTGAAATCGAACTCCTACCCCGGCGTCAGGACTGGTTGCAGGTCACCCAACCGCCAGGCAATAGCTGTTAGCGGCATATCTGACTGAATTTGACTGCAGGACGTGTCTACGATTGTCCAGTTCACTTGAGATAAGTTGGCGAACCGCCTTCATTACTTTCTGGATCGGTTCGGTTCTAAGTTGGGCATAATGCGCTTTCTCGTTCGACCACTCCTCCAGGAGGGTGAATTCCGTCGAATCACGACTATTCTCAATCAACTCGCACGAAAGACAGCCAAATCGACTTTGAATCAAATTGACCAATTCACGCAAGCGATATCGAAGTTCGTCAGTGCAATCTGGTAAACCACGGATCCGCGCAAGAACACCAAAGCTACTTCTCTTGTCTTTTAACATGGGTTCCTTTCCTATTTATGTGTCTATTGTGAAGAGCGAGCCTTAACTCGCACCGCTTGTATTTTGTGAGTGGCCAGCACACCGCCCATGAAGCCGGTAAAAAGTCCGATCGTTATCCATGCTGCGATTAACATATTTTCCTGCCTTTCATTGTCGTTTCGGAGTATATTCGACAAGTCGCCAGGTCCTGAACTGGACCAGGTTTAGGTTCACCCTTGTATGCCATCCGACACATGATTGGTTCATTCCTTTCATTCCCCTTACTCCTTATTAATCACCAACAAGTTTCCGGCCAGCTCCTTGCCTTGCAAGCCGTCGATAGCCGCCTGTCCTTGCTCGTCCGAAAGCATCTCTACAAACCCCAAGGCTCGGGATTTGCCTTCTACTGTGTACGTGCCTACACTGACTTCTAATACTACACCATATTCTTCAAAGCAATCAAGGAGATCCTCACGGGAGGTTGTCGGTGAGAGGTTATGGATATTGATGTTCATACGACACTCATTTCTACCGTAACGATGGGGCATTGCACCGCTAATGACTTAAGGAGACGTTATTGGCGCATAATAGCGCTATTGTCACCAGATGAGCGATTTGGCAAGTATTGATTTGCTAGAGCAAGGCTTGATAAACAGCCAACTTGGAAACGTTGCTTATATATACCTTACGTTTGAATCGTGGAAATGACCGAGTTTATTTTCATTCAAGAGTAAAAGAGGCATGCTGCCGGCGTTCAATAATCGTCTAACACTATATATCCTAACTTGTTCCGTGAAGAGGAGACGATAGTTTTTTGCTTGACATCTTTTTGCCTGTCATTTATTTTATATGGAATAATTCGTGTCAGCGAGATTGTGGTATAATGAGAAATGTCTAAAATTCGAGTTCTATTAATAGAAGACAATCGTCTTCTTCGTGAGAGTATAACCGGCATGCTCAATGAGCAGCTGGATATTCGGGCAGTATCGAGTTCAGGCAATGGCGATGCCATGGAAAAGGCGAAGAAGCTTAAACCCCAGGTCGTTCTGCTTGATCTGGGTCTGAGGAGCCAGAATAGCCTGCGGATAGCCGGACTCATCAAGAAAGAGTTCACGCGTGCCCAGATTGTCGTGATGGATCTCATGCCGGCCCAGAGCGAAATCGTTGAATTCGTCCAGGCCGGAGTGTCCGGTTTTATTCTCAAAGATGCCACGATTGACGATTTTCTGAACACGATACGGTCGGTTGCCGAGGGGAAGAAGGTGCTGCCGCCATAATTAACTGACTCTCTCTTTTCACATATAGTCGAGTATGCGGTCCAGAGTGGAAAGGCCGACCGACTGATGAAGGCCGTGAAATTGACCCGCCGCGAACTTGACGTTGTAAATCTGATTGCAAGGGGAATGAGTAACAAAGAAATCGCCAACGAACTTCATATCGCCGTTCATACGGTCAAGAGTCATGTCCATAACATCCTAGAAAAACTCGCTCTTCACACCCGGCTGGAACTGGCCTCCTTTGCCCTTACCGAGGGGATGGTCAGGAAGGCTAAGAACTCCGACTCGCAAGAGTAGCTGCAGAGTCTCAGCCACAGGGACTAGATCTCTTTTCAATACTTTGGCCGATTGCGGGAACCGCTAATTCAGTTATCTTTTCATTATATATTTACCTGCTGATACAGGTTACAAGCCGCACAAAACCAGTATGGTGAATATAATGATGAACATTGAGTATTCAGAAACAGCAATTTCATAAAGTAAAAGAGGTGG is a genomic window of Candidatus Zixiibacteriota bacterium containing:
- a CDS encoding NTP transferase domain-containing protein; protein product: MNNTKHSRNTWSIILAGGEGTRMRAWIKASFGVSEPKQFCVLHGKRSMFQLTLDRARQIAPDGKIVAVTIRDFEQISKKQIEKRHVDLLIQPSNRGTSGAIYFALSHIMSHDPSARVAIFPSDHFVEPEATFVTSIRGAINLSALIPDKLMLIATLPDRVESDYGYVLPGATIATYGGNRLSSVTGFREKPSAGEIGSIHKAGGLWNTYITIGTVQAFFDVAAICVPEILDGFYHYQPTIGGYLEKEAQVSLYQNISPGDFSKDVLQNVPHRLAMYQLNNVHWSDWGRPERVDRSSVKLNADDEPMYPQL
- a CDS encoding antibiotic biosynthesis monooxygenase: MLKDKRSSFGVLARIRGLPDCTDELRYRLRELVNLIQSRFGCLSCELIENSRDSTEFTLLEEWSNEKAHYAQLRTEPIQKVMKAVRQLISSELDNRRHVLQSNSVRYAANSYCLAVG
- a CDS encoding RNA-binding protein, which encodes MNINIHNLSPTTSREDLLDCFEEYGVVLEVSVGTYTVEGKSRALGFVEMLSDEQGQAAIDGLQGKELAGNLLVINKE
- a CDS encoding response regulator transcription factor, yielding MSKIRVLLIEDNRLLRESITGMLNEQLDIRAVSSSGNGDAMEKAKKLKPQVVLLDLGLRSQNSLRIAGLIKKEFTRAQIVVMDLMPAQSEIVEFVQAGVSGFILKDATIDDFLNTIRSVAEGKKVLPP
- a CDS encoding response regulator transcription factor — encoded protein: MKAVKLTRRELDVVNLIARGMSNKEIANELHIAVHTVKSHVHNILEKLALHTRLELASFALTEGMVRKAKNSDSQE